The genomic window TTTATGATCAATCGAGAGCATCCGGAACGGGCCAGCCTGGTGATCAAAGACAACAAGGGCACCCGGGTGGAGGAGGGATGTTATCGGCAGAACCGGAAACCTTTGCACAATGAACTGGGGCTCAAGGTGGGAATCTTTTTTTCTTCCGCGACTCCAGCCTGATTTTAAAGCCGCCGTTTTGAAAAAAATCGGCTTTCTGGAAAAATGGTTCGGCCGGAGGCCGTAGCCGCCGGCGCCGGTCTGGAAAGGATCAGCCCATGAACAGATGAGCCAGCACCTTGGCATCCGACAAAGTGTTGGAGATCAGCGAGTATTCATCGGGCTGATGGGCGGTATCCTCCAGGGTGGACCAGACGGCGGCCGGCAATCCTGCAGCGCGAAAAGCCGCGGCCACAGTCCCGCCGCCGATGCCGATCAATTTGGCCTCACTCCCCTTGACCGCAGCAATGCTGCGCTTCAACGCCTGCACTACAGGCGCGTTTACCCCTGTCGGCGGTGCGGCCGCAGCCCGCTGTTTCGACGACAGCGTAATCGTCACGCCGAACTGCGCTTCCACTTCCCGACAGAGCTCCTGAATCCGCTCTTCCACCGATTGCAGTGAATAGTGCGGCAGCACCCGGCTGTCGAGATAAAAAATATCCTCGCCGGGAATGCTGTTGATATTCGGAACATTGCACTCCTTTTTCGTCGGCTCAAAGGTGCTCACCGGTGGATCAAAGAGGGCATCGGATTGGTTGAAGGTTTGGTACAAGGAATCCAGCTTGACCGCCAGGTGTGCGGCGGCGCGATGCGCATTGATGCCCTGCGCAGGAGTTGAGGCGTGACATTGTTTCCCCAGCACCTGTACCTGCAGCCAAAGGATGCTCTTCTCCGCTATTTCAATGGTCAACCCTT from bacterium includes these protein-coding regions:
- a CDS encoding M20 family metallo-hydrolase yields the protein MKLPQWFDQIDRSSSLVIEWQRAMTAIPAMGPESGGDGEKEKADWVKGLLQEIGYDALTDYPAPDPRVSCGWRPNFLVRWYGRDRSKTMWVMTHLDVVPPGDLKLWSGDPFSLTVAGDRLIGRGVEDNQQGLVSALLAVRSLREAGVTPACNIGLAVVADEENGSEFGLHYLLKHHRNAFGDQDLIIVPDAGDEKGLTIEIAEKSILWLQVQVLGKQCHASTPAQGINAHRAAAHLAVKLDSLYQTFNQSDALFDPPVSTFEPTKKECNVPNINSIPGEDIFYLDSRVLPHYSLQSVEERIQELCREVEAQFGVTITLSSKQRAAAAPPTGVNAPVVQALKRSIAAVKGSEAKLIGIGGGTVAAAFRAAGLPAAVWSTLEDTAHQPDEYSLISNTLSDAKVLAHLFMG